From a single Pseudomonas sp. A34-9 genomic region:
- a CDS encoding carbon-nitrogen hydrolase family protein codes for MKVELAQLAGRDNATAYNLERALAAIAACAADTQLIVFPETHLMGFPTAETVAKTAESLDGPTVSAVLAAARERRIAVVIGMAENDNGRFYNTTLLITPEGIALKYRKTHLWASDRGVFEAGDRYATCEWNGVRVGLLICYDIEFPESARALAQLGAELLIVTNGNMDPYAPTHRTAIMARAQENQAFALMVNRVEAGDDGLMFAGGSALVDPLGSLLFEAGREEGTFSVELDFARLETARKDYRYLDDQRLKLPGEVVEHGDGVRELLIPRR; via the coding sequence ATGAAAGTCGAACTTGCCCAATTGGCGGGCCGTGACAATGCCACGGCCTACAACCTCGAACGCGCACTTGCCGCGATTGCCGCATGCGCGGCCGACACGCAATTGATCGTGTTCCCGGAAACCCACCTGATGGGCTTCCCGACGGCCGAAACCGTGGCGAAAACCGCCGAATCGCTCGACGGCCCGACGGTCAGCGCCGTGCTGGCCGCCGCGCGCGAACGCCGCATCGCCGTGGTGATCGGCATGGCCGAGAACGACAACGGTCGCTTCTACAACACCACGTTGTTGATCACCCCGGAAGGCATTGCCCTGAAATACCGCAAGACCCATCTGTGGGCGTCGGATCGCGGCGTGTTCGAGGCCGGCGACCGCTACGCCACGTGCGAGTGGAACGGCGTGCGCGTTGGCCTGTTGATTTGCTACGACATCGAGTTTCCGGAGTCGGCCCGGGCCTTGGCGCAACTGGGTGCCGAACTGTTGATCGTGACCAACGGCAACATGGACCCGTACGCGCCGACTCACCGCACCGCGATCATGGCCCGTGCCCAGGAGAATCAGGCGTTTGCGCTGATGGTCAACCGCGTGGAGGCGGGTGACGACGGCTTGATGTTTGCCGGTGGCAGTGCACTGGTCGATCCGCTGGGCTCGCTGCTGTTCGAGGCCGGGCGCGAGGAAGGGACGTTCAGCGTTGAGCTGGATTTCGCTCGACTGGAGACTGCACGCAAGGATTACCGCTATCTGGATGATCAGCGCTTGAAGTTGCCGGGGGAGGTGGTGGAGCACGGCGATGGTGTTCGTGAATTGTTGATTCCACGCCGTTGA